GGCCGCGAAGCCCGCCGCCGGCCACCGTCACCTTCACGTCGTACTGCCCGTCGGTCTGCGTCGCCACCAGCGGACGGCTGGCGGACTGCTGCAGCACGTGGCGGGGCAGGTGCGCCTCCAGCGTGCGGCCGTTTACCGACCAGGTGCCGTTGCCCGGGCGCAGGTACACGCGCGCCACGGAGGTCTTGCGGCGCCCGACTGCGTTGATCTGTTCCGTCGCCATGATGATCAGAAGGTGAGGGGCTCGGGATTCTGCGCCTGGTGCGGATGCTCCGTCCCGGCGTACACCTTCAGCTTCTTGCGCATCTGGCGGCCGAGGGCGTTCTTGGGCATCATGCCCTTCACCGCAAGCTCAATCACCCGCTCGGGGTGCTTGGCCAGCATTTCGCGGAAGGGGATGAACTTTTCCCCGCCCATGTAGCCGGTGTGCTTGAAGTAGGTCTTCTGGTCGGCCTTGTTGCCGCTCAGACGGACCTTGTCCGCGTTGATGACCACGACGTAGTCGCCGGTGTCCAGGTGCGGCGTGAAGATCGGCTTGTGCTTGCCGCGCAGAACGCGGGCAATCTCCGTCGCCACACGGCCGAGGATCTTGCCCCCGGCGTCGACGACGTACCACTTGTGCTCGATCTCGCCCGCCTTAACGGAATACGTCTTCATTCTACTCTCTCGCGCCCAAGGCGCGGGCCTGTGCCGGCCTGTGCCGGCGGGTTCTGGTGTTCCGGACGAAAACTCCGCTTCCGGCGCCGTGCCGGAGGCGGAGTGGCGTGGTCGGGACAGACCGTCACAATACAGGGTTCGGGCGAATGTGTCAACCCAGGGCGGCGGGGATGGGCGGCAGAGGGGCGGGGGCGAGCGCCGGAGTGCTCGGCTCCAGGTGCTCGGTGCCCAGGGCAGGTCCCCAGCGATCCCCGGCAGCCGGTGGCATCGATGGCGCGCGCTTCCGGTCGTGCGACCGGTTCCGCGACGGACCGCGGGCGCGGCGAATCGGCGGAACGCCGGGGATCCAAAACAGCGGAGGGCGCACGATTCTCGTGCGCCCTCTCGTCATCAACCCCGGGCGAGGACAATCCTCGCGGTCCATCGACTAGATCAGGAACGTCTCCAGGAAGCGCGCGCGGGACTGGTGGCGCAGGCGAAGCAGGGCTTTCTCCTTGATCTGCCGCACCCGCTCGCGCGTGATGCCGAAGCTTTCGCCAATCTGCTCCAGTGTCATGGGCTCCGTGTCGCCCAGGCCGAAGTACAGGCGCAGCACCTTGCTTTCGCGCTCGCTCAGCGTTCCCAGCGCGTCGTCGATCGTCCGCTTGAGCGCGTGCTCGTACACCTCGTCGTCCGGGCCCGGCGACACCGTGTCGCTCAGGTAGTCCAGCAGCTGCCCGTCCTCCCCCGGAACCAGCGGCGCATCGAGCGACAGGTACACCTGCGACATCGCCAGCGCGTGGCTGATCTCGTTTTCCGGCACCTCCAGCTCCGACGCGATCTCCTGCAGCGTGGGTTCGCGCCCCAGCTCCTGCGTGAGCGCGGAGCTGCGCTTGCCGATGCGGTGCACCGCCCCCGCCCGGCTCAGCGGCACCCGCACGATGCGCGACTGCTCCGCCAGCGCCTGCAGAATCGCCTGCCGGATCCACCAGACGGCGTAGGAGATGAACTTGATCCCCTTGGTCTCGTCGAACTTCCGCGCCGCCCGCATGAGGCCGATGTTGCCCTCGTTAATGAGGTCGGCCAGCGATACGCCCTGGTTCTGGTACTTCTTGGCCACCGCCACCACGAACCGCAGGTTGGCGCGCACCAGCCGCTCCAGCGACTCGGATTCTCCTTCGCGGATCCGCTGCGCCAGCCGGCACTCTTCTTCGCGGTTGATGAGCGGGTATACGCTGATCTCGCGGAGGTACTGGTCCAGCGACTCGGATTCGGCCGGAAGTTTCTTGGGCGGGCTGAAGGTCATCGGCGTGCTCCGGGGGACGGAAGCTGGGGGCCGTTCGGGAGGACCCGGCGGAGATTGCGCCGAGAGGCGCGGTACAGCGGAAGAGAAGCAGTGATCCCCGGGCGGGGACCACCTGCCACGGAACATGGAAAACCCGCCTTACCCTGTCAACCCCCCTTCACAAACCCGCGTGCCCGCTCGCAAAAAGATACGGCGCGATCACTGGATTCCAGGATCGCGCCGCTATTTGTTTAGCACCTTTTGTCCCTTCCCATCGCCAGCCGCCCATCCCCTTCCCGCCGTTCCGGAATCAGCGGATCACGTCGCCGATCCTCCCCCAGCGCACGCGCGTCAGCCAGTCGAACTGCTCGGTCAGGTCGTGCTGAAAGGAGTAGTAGACGAACATGGGGCGGCCGCGGATGGCGCGCGCGTCCAGGAAGCCCCAGTAGCGCGAATCCTCTGACCGGTCGCGGTTGTCGCCCAGCGCAAAGAACTTCCCCGCGGGCACCACCAGCGGTCCCCAGTTGTCGCGCGTGGGATGGTACGTCTTCCACGTGAGCCGGCGGTTCACCAGGTAGGCGAGCTGCCAGTCCATCTGCGGGTCCGCGGGGTCGCTCAGCGGATCGGTGTGGCGGGCGTACGGCTCCGTCATCTCCACGTGGTTGCGGTACAGCACCTTGTCGCGCATCTCCAGCGTGTCGCCCGGCGAGCCCACGATGCGCTTTACGTAGTTCTTGTGCGGATCGTGCGGGGGAAGAAAGACGATCACGTCCCCGCGGCGCGGCAGCGAAAAGGCGGGCAGGCGCTGGTGCGTCAGCGGGATCTCGGCGCCGTATACCGCCTTGTTCACCAGCAGAAAGTCGCCGACCAGCAGCGTGCCTTCCATGGACCCCGTGGGGATCTTGAAGGCTTCCACCGCAAAGGTGCGGATGACCAGAAAGAGGAGGATGGCGGTGCTGATCGCCTTGGTCCACTCCCACATCCACCGGCCGGTGCTCATCTGCCGCGGATCCACCGGCGCGGACGAGGAAGTGGACGGCCCGAGGGAGCCGCCCGCCGGGGCGTGAAAGGGATCGCTGTGCAGGTCGTCCATCATGCTCTTGCCCAAGAGGCGGTCCCGCGCGGCCGTGGAGCCGGCCGCCGGACGGAATCCCGCGAACCTCACACTACCCCGCCCCATCCGCACCCGTTCCGCGCGCCGCACCGGCCGCGCCCCCCGGTGCGGCGGACAGCGGGCGGACGACGATCAACCACTGCCGTCCACCCGCCGATCAGAACGGCAGGCCGAAGCCCGCGTACAGCCGCGTGACGTCTGCGCGCGCGTAGGTCAGCGTCACCACGCGCCCGGTCGTCTCGAACCACGCGCCGCCGCCCCACGACGGGTGCCAGTCGCCGGGCGATTCCCCGTCCAGCCACACGCGCCCGGCCTCGCCGAAGCCGAAGACGCCCACGCGGGCGCGCACCAGCACGTGCACCTGGCCCACCGGCTGCCGCACCTCCGCCGCGCCGAACGCCGCCGCGTCGCCCGCGAAGCGCTGGTACGGAAAGCCGCGCAGTGACTCGCCGCCGCCCAGGTACGCCGCTTCCTGGAAGGGATAGCCGCCGCGCACCACCGCGCCGCCCGCGCGCAACGCCAGCGAGGTGCCGCCGGCCAGCAGCGGCAGGTAGGCGCGGCCCTCCCCTTCCACGCGGGCGAACGGGCCGCCCGCGTCGTGCGCCAGCGCCCGCGCACCGCCGCGCACCAGCCAGCCGCCGCGCGTTACCGGCAGCGTGTCGCGTGCGTCGATCTGCACGCCGCCCGCAAGGCCGGCCTCCACCAGTCCGTCGCCGCCGCGCAGGGGGGCGAGACGATCCGCGTCGTCGCGCGGGTCCATCCACCGCGCCACCGGGCCGATGGAGTAGGACGTGCGCGAGCCGGTCCATCCGTACCACCGCGCCTCCGCGTTCACCACGGAATGCGTGACCTCGTACTCCTCCTCGATGTCGCCCGGGGACTCGTTGCCCAGGCCGTGGAAGCGGATCACGTCGAACGTGCGCGCCCCCGCCACCAGGCGCAGCCCGTCGCGCGACGAGGTCCGGCGGAAGTCCGCGTCCGCCTCCACCCCGACCCCGTCCTCCAGCGGCGCGTACACGCCGCGCAGGCTGATCTCCCGCTTGTACGGCTGGCGGCGGAATCCGTACCGCGTCCACCGCGGCCCCGCGCCCAGCACCGGGCCCACGTTGGGCTGCCAGCGCGCGTACGGGGAAATGGGCGCGAAGTCCACGCCCCAGTCGCGCGGCGCGGGCGGGTTGCCGAACAGCGAACGCGGCGCGGGGGGATCGTATGGACGGGTATCCACCTTGGTCCCGGGCCCGCGCACGAAGCGGTTGTCGCCGCGGTCGTCGTGGATGACGGTGGAGCGGGCGCCGGCCCGTCCGGAATCCGCCAGCACGTCGTCGCCACCGCCGCCGATCAGCCGAACCTGGATGGAGTTGGACGCCGTGCCCCGCACGACCGCCTGGTCATCCCCGCCCTGCAGGTACAGGCGCACCTCGCGCGTCTCCGACGGGACGAAGCGGCGGCGGAACCAGGTTCCGGGTACGCCCTCGCTGCGGATCACGACGTCCACCGAACCGTCGGGCAGCCGCTGCACCTCCGCGCGCTCCTTTTCGTCCGTGGAGTGCACGTTCACGTCGCTGGCGAGAAGCGCGTAGAACTGCCCCGCGGCTTCGCCCAGGTGGTCGCGGCGCGAGCGCAGCTGGCCGGCGAGGACCTCCGCGTTCAGCGGAATGTACTCCGCGGGCATCCGCCGCACCGCGCCCTCGATCACCGCGTCCGTCACCCGCCCCTTCACGAACGCCACCGCCGAGTCCCAGGCCGCGCGGTCCAGTTCCGACAGCAGCCGGCGGTCCAGGTCACCGCCCGTCTTCACCAGCCCCGGCACGTCCACGTAGTCCTCGTCCCACCGCGCAAACTGCGGCGCGGCGGCGCGCACCGGCAGGTTCAGCAGCCCGGCGTAGTCGTTGAACGCGTTGTCGCGGTCGCGCGGAATGGGACGCCACCGCCAGTTGTCGCCGCTCTTGTAGCCGGCCCACCGCCACTGGTCCAGGTGCCGGTCCCAGTCGCCCACCAGAATGTCCATCAGCCGCGCGACCAGGTACTCGCGCGCGTCCAGCCGCTCGCGCGGGTCTTCCTCCAGCCGCTCGAACAGGCGGTCCGTCCCGATTACCTTCTGGGCTCCGGCAAAGGCGGGAGCGCCGTCCTCGTCGTCCTCCGGGCGCAGCTCCACCCAGCCCAGCCGCCCGGCGAAGCGCTCGCGGTACTCGCCCAGAAACGCGTGGTCGGGCATCACGAACAGGCGGGGCTGCACGTGCAGGATCCCCACGGCGGTCAGCAGCGGGTCTACGACCAGCGCGGACGCGGGATGCTTGTTGGCCACCTCGTCCTGCGCCACCGTCTGCACCGGGCCGCCGCGCAGGTCCGGCGGCAGCCCGCGCGCGGGGTCCTTGTCCACCGAGCGGAACACGTATTCGCGCCCGTCGCGGCCCCGAAGCCGCAGCGATTCCGTCGCCAGCCCGCCGCCTTCCTGCTCCACCCGCAGCCCGCCGGCAAAGGTGTCCGGCGCCAGGACGGGGACGCGGATGGGCGTGGCCCACAGGTCCCGGTACGCGCCGCCCCACAGCGAGCGGTGAAAGGAGCCGACCTGATAGCGCGCGCCCGCCGCGACCGTCGCGGTCTGCTGCGCCGCGGCGGTGCTGGCCGCGGTGGCCAGCGCGAACGCCAGCGCCGCAGGGGAAAGGAGCCGCGCCGTGCGCCGGCGCTCCGCCGGAACGAATGCGCCGAGGGGGGCGGCGCCACCTCGCCCGCACCCGACCAGGCGACCGCCGGCACCACCCGGAACGCCAGCAGCAGGATCGCCAGCCATGTCCATTGGATCGTCCACGTGAAAAGGAGATTGGAGGGTCAACGCCCGTAGAATCCAGACGAATGCAAATGAGGAGCCCGCACGAGAAAACGGCGGGCGCGGCGGAATGAAACGAGGTCGGTGTCGATCGGGAGTGCGGCCGGACGCGGAGGAAGATCATCTTTCCCGAACGCGGCCATGGGCAGCGGGAGAAGGGACTCTCCTCGAACCGGGGTGCGGAATGACTCCGGCCGGGCGGCATGACGGGATGCAGCCCCGTATCCGGGAGTGGGATCCGCGGATCAACAGAAAAAGAAAAGGAGGAGCGCCTTGCGGCGCCCCTCCTTTTTTACTTCGGGCATTGCGCGTGGCGATTACTCGCCGCGCACCGCACCCGCCTTGACGTCCACCTGGTACGGCTGGAACTCGCAGCCGGAGCGGACCGGGATGTAGATCACATCCGGGCTGCCCGTCGCGCCGTTCTCGGCGAACACGCTCACGCCCTGGTACTCGCCCGCACGGGTCACATCCGTGACGCCGAGCACGCGGGGCAGGCCGTACTTCACGTACCGGCGGCCCATGACCGTGACCGGTTCGTTGTTGATGAACCACGTCGAGCTCGCGGCGTAGCCGGTCATGCTCGGCGTGCCACCCATGTAGGTGGTGTCACCCGTCTGCGTGTTGTACGTCGCAGACATGTTGCGCAGCGCACCGTTCTCAACCACGCACACCTGGATGTCGCGCGTCGGCGACTGAGCCGGCGGCGGCGTCACCACGGTCGGCGGCGGCGGCGGCGGCGGGGGCGGCGGCGGCGGCGGGGGAGGAGGCGGCGGCAGCAGGTTGCCGAACGCAGCCTTCAGGCCCAGCACGAGGCGCGGCGTGAACGTGATCTTGTCCTCACCACCGACGTTGTCGTTGTCCGACACGTGCGCCGGCGAGTCGTAGCCGTGCACCGCCAGTTCGCCGAACAGGCCCAGCGCGGAGCCGATCGGGAACAGGTCGGCACCCACGCCGACCACACCCTGGCCGACCGTCGACAGGGTCGGGCGATCCGAGACGCAGACACCGTTGCTGATCCAGACCGGAACGGCCTGGCAGCCCGGGTACGTTCCGGTTCCGGCGATGTTGGCCGTGTAGCCGCCGCCGCCCAGGAAGAAGTACGTGCTGGCCATCAGGTTGCCGGCCGTTTCGCTCGCGGCGAACGGACGGAACACCAGGTCCAGGTCGTACAGGTAGCTGTTGACCGTGTAGTCGGTGTCGAAATCGACGTTGCTGTCTTCATCTTCCGGCATGTTCTGCGGCATGTACGCGCCGTGAACACGCAGACCCAGCGAGGGCGTGAAGAAGAAGGCACCGGTCGCGCCGAAGATGGGCGCGAACTCGGGGGCCCAGCTGGTGTCGTCGCCGCCGTTGGAGGTGCTGAACCACGGAGTGGTGTAGCTGCCACCGGCGTACACGCCCAGCTCGAACTGGCTGGCGCGGCGCATCATCATATCCTGCGCCGACGCTTCCCCCGCCCCCGCCGCCAGCACGGCTGCTGCCAGCGCAGACGTAGCGAGTTTTTTCATCCTTTTCTCCCTAACAGGGTGATCGCGAACCTTCCCCACCACGGGGAACGAAACTTCGCGGCACGAGACCATACAAGAACGATGCCAACACAACTCACATTCACGGAGAATCGAGCCGGGCTCCACCTCCCCCACGGCCCAGTCCGTTGCCGCGCAACCGCTTGCAATAGCGCGAATCCATCCGCGCCCGTAATTCGCCCGTCATGCCGGTTGGCGGCCGCGCGTGTCATACCGACGCCCTCGGGTGGGGCAGAGGCCGAACATCCACGCCAGAATGGCACCGGCCGCGGCATGCAACGAACGTTCGAACTTTTGCACCGCTTTGCGTAGCGGCTGCGGCATCGGGGGGATGCAAAAGGAGGGGCGCCATGTGGCGCCCCTCCTTTTTCACTTCCGGGCATTGCGCGTGGCGATTACTCGCCGCGCACCGCACCCGCCTTGACGTCCACCTGGTACGGCTGGAACTCGCAGCCGGAGCGGACCGGGATGTAGATCACATCCGGGCTGCCCGTCGCGCCGTTCTCGGCGAACACGCTCACGCCTTGGTACTCGCCCGCACGGGTCACGTCGGTGACGCCGAGCACGCGGGGCAGGCCGTACTTCACGTACCGGCGGCCCATGACCATGACCGGTTCGTTGTTGATGAACCACGTCGAGCTCGCGGCGTAGCCGGTCATGCTCGGCGTGCCACCCATGTAGGTGGTGTCACCCGTCTGCGTGTTGTACGTCGCAGACATGTTGCGCAGCGCACCGTTCTCCACCACGCACACCTGGATCTCGCGCGTCGGCTGCGTGACCGGCGGCTGCGGAGCCGGGGGCGGCGGCGGCGGCGGGGGAGGCGGCGGCGGCGGCGGCGGCGGGGGAGGAGGAGGCGGCAGCAGGTTGCCGAACGCAGCCTTCAGGCCCAGCACGAGGCGCGGCGTAAAGGTGATCTTGTCTTCAGCCGTGTTGCTGTCGTCCGACACGTGCGCCGGCGAGTCGTAGCCGTGCACCGCCAGCTCGCCGAACAGGCCCAGCGCGGAGCCGATCGGGAACAGGTCGGCGCCGACGCCCACCACACCCTGGCCAACGGTGGACAGCGTGGGGCTGTCCGACACGCACACGCCGTTGGTGATCCAGACCGGAACGGCCTGGCAGCCGGGGTAGTTGCCGCTTCCCGCGATGTTGGCCGTGTAGCCGCCGCCGCCCAGGAAGAAGTACGTGCTGGCCATCAGGTTGCCGGCCGTCTCGCTTGCGGCGAACGGACGGAACACCAGGTCCAGGTCGTACAGGTAGCTGTTGACGACGTAGTCAGACTCGAAATCGACGTTGCTGTCCTCGTCTTCCGGCAGGTTCTGCGGCATGTACGCGCCGTGAACCCGCAGGCCCAGCGAGGGCGTAAAGAAGAACGCGCCCGTCGCGCCGAAGATGGGCGCGAACTCCGGGGCCCAGCTGGTGTCGTCGCCGCCGTTGGCCGACGTGCTGAACCACGGGGTGGTGTAACTTCCGCCGGCGTACACGCCCAGCTCGAAAGCGCTGGCGCGGCGCATCATCATGTCCTGCGCGCCCGCCTCCGCCGTGGTGCCCACCGCGAGAACCGCGGCGGCCAGGGCGGTTGTTGCCAATCTCTTCATCTGTCTTCTCCGAACCGGGTGTTGATCACACTTCGCTTGCCATTCATCCGCGCCCGTACCGGGCCGCGGTCCCGCAGGGCGCAGCCCGCGCGCCCTTCCCTCCCCTGCCCGTCCGGCGCCGCCTGCTCGCCGGGATCCTTCAGAACGCCTTGAGCACCGCGCCCAGCACCGCGCCGTACACCCCGTGGCCGGCCAGAATGGCCCAAGGCGTCGCGCGGCCCCATGCCAGGCCGTAGCGGCCCGGCGGCGGCATGCGTCCTTCCTTTACCGCCTTGCTCACCCTGGTCAGAAGGGGGAGCGCTCCCACCACCGCCGCCCCGTTCAGGAGCCCCAGCAGCGTGCCCAGCGCCCATCCCGGCCCGCCCAGCGCCCGCATGAGCCCCGCGTACACCGCGGCGACCACCACCACGTTCA
This Longimicrobium terrae DNA region includes the following protein-coding sequences:
- the rpsI gene encoding 30S ribosomal protein S9 encodes the protein MATEQINAVGRRKTSVARVYLRPGNGTWSVNGRTLEAHLPRHVLQQSASRPLVATQTDGQYDVKVTVAGGGLRGQADAIRLGVARALVKINEDFRPTLRAEGLLTRDPREVERKKPGRPGARKRFQFSKR
- the rplM gene encoding 50S ribosomal protein L13 — protein: MKTYSVKAGEIEHKWYVVDAGGKILGRVATEIARVLRGKHKPIFTPHLDTGDYVVVINADKVRLSGNKADQKTYFKHTGYMGGEKFIPFREMLAKHPERVIELAVKGMMPKNALGRQMRKKLKVYAGTEHPHQAQNPEPLTF
- a CDS encoding sigma-70 family RNA polymerase sigma factor; the encoded protein is MTFSPPKKLPAESESLDQYLREISVYPLINREEECRLAQRIREGESESLERLVRANLRFVVAVAKKYQNQGVSLADLINEGNIGLMRAARKFDETKGIKFISYAVWWIRQAILQALAEQSRIVRVPLSRAGAVHRIGKRSSALTQELGREPTLQEIASELEVPENEISHALAMSQVYLSLDAPLVPGEDGQLLDYLSDTVSPGPDDEVYEHALKRTIDDALGTLSERESKVLRLYFGLGDTEPMTLEQIGESFGITRERVRQIKEKALLRLRHQSRARFLETFLI
- the lepB gene encoding signal peptidase I, translating into MMDDLHSDPFHAPAGGSLGPSTSSSAPVDPRQMSTGRWMWEWTKAISTAILLFLVIRTFAVEAFKIPTGSMEGTLLVGDFLLVNKAVYGAEIPLTHQRLPAFSLPRRGDVIVFLPPHDPHKNYVKRIVGSPGDTLEMRDKVLYRNHVEMTEPYARHTDPLSDPADPQMDWQLAYLVNRRLTWKTYHPTRDNWGPLVVPAGKFFALGDNRDRSEDSRYWGFLDARAIRGRPMFVYYSFQHDLTEQFDWLTRVRWGRIGDVIR
- a CDS encoding BamA/TamA family outer membrane protein, with translation MDMAGDPAAGVPGGAGGRLVGCGRGGAAPLGAFVPAERRRTARLLSPAALAFALATAASTAAAQQTATVAAGARYQVGSFHRSLWGGAYRDLWATPIRVPVLAPDTFAGGLRVEQEGGGLATESLRLRGRDGREYVFRSVDKDPARGLPPDLRGGPVQTVAQDEVANKHPASALVVDPLLTAVGILHVQPRLFVMPDHAFLGEYRERFAGRLGWVELRPEDDEDGAPAFAGAQKVIGTDRLFERLEEDPRERLDAREYLVARLMDILVGDWDRHLDQWRWAGYKSGDNWRWRPIPRDRDNAFNDYAGLLNLPVRAAAPQFARWDEDYVDVPGLVKTGGDLDRRLLSELDRAAWDSAVAFVKGRVTDAVIEGAVRRMPAEYIPLNAEVLAGQLRSRRDHLGEAAGQFYALLASDVNVHSTDEKERAEVQRLPDGSVDVVIRSEGVPGTWFRRRFVPSETREVRLYLQGGDDQAVVRGTASNSIQVRLIGGGGDDVLADSGRAGARSTVIHDDRGDNRFVRGPGTKVDTRPYDPPAPRSLFGNPPAPRDWGVDFAPISPYARWQPNVGPVLGAGPRWTRYGFRRQPYKREISLRGVYAPLEDGVGVEADADFRRTSSRDGLRLVAGARTFDVIRFHGLGNESPGDIEEEYEVTHSVVNAEARWYGWTGSRTSYSIGPVARWMDPRDDADRLAPLRGGDGLVEAGLAGGVQIDARDTLPVTRGGWLVRGGARALAHDAGGPFARVEGEGRAYLPLLAGGTSLALRAGGAVVRGGYPFQEAAYLGGGESLRGFPYQRFAGDAAAFGAAEVRQPVGQVHVLVRARVGVFGFGEAGRVWLDGESPGDWHPSWGGGAWFETTGRVVTLTYARADVTRLYAGFGLPF